A region from the Pirellulales bacterium genome encodes:
- a CDS encoding DUF433 domain-containing protein: protein MTKFTRITVRPEQMGGVPCVRGLRIPVATVVEMVAERMSDSEILSHYPDLEGEDIQECLQYAAEAVRERELPMVAPA, encoded by the coding sequence ATGACAAAGTTTACTCGCATTACGGTTCGACCTGAGCAAATGGGCGGCGTACCCTGCGTGCGCGGCCTTCGCATTCCCGTTGCCACCGTTGTTGAAATGGTGGCAGAGCGGATGAGTGACTCGGAGATACTGTCACATTACCCGGATTTGGAAGGGGAAGACATTCAAGAGTGCTTGCAGTACGCGGCAGAAGCAGTTCGAGAACGTGAGTTACCTATGGTCGCACCGGCATGA
- a CDS encoding DUF5615 family PIN-like protein: MKFFVDNALSPWLAEKLRESGHDSVLVREYGMHANDDSIIFDRAVAERRVLVSADTDFGTLLAERTSQWPSYILFRGDLSRVPANQLRTLLINLPSVEEALNSGAIVIFERQRIRVRSLPLF; this comes from the coding sequence ATGAAATTCTTTGTTGACAATGCGCTATCGCCATGGCTGGCGGAGAAACTTCGCGAGTCCGGCCACGATTCGGTGCTTGTTCGCGAATATGGAATGCATGCCAACGACGACTCGATAATTTTCGACCGGGCTGTTGCCGAACGACGCGTACTGGTATCGGCCGATACCGATTTTGGAACCTTGCTAGCCGAAAGAACCAGCCAGTGGCCGTCATATATTTTGTTTCGCGGAGATTTGTCTCGCGTCCCTGCAAATCAACTTCGAACATTGTTAATCAATCTTCCGTCCGTTGAAGAGGCGCTGAATTCAGGAGCAATCGTCATTTTTGAAAGACAACGTATTCGAGTTCGCAGTTTGCCGCTGTTTTGA